A stretch of Desulfobacter hydrogenophilus DNA encodes these proteins:
- a CDS encoding DUF2333 family protein — translation MMANEKSDSGFESSTPKNKILIVTITLIISFIVFVFSVMIRNSIKPDVINLSNIIESKDGEYFVQANEALVETMLDRWLPNDIFWPTVFLDNMPNFQLGVLEVVRYNTRVLRDNLTRMRTTDKLDSHAEKAFTSFSNDPYKWLFPSAESKWNEGYNSLGLYHENLISGASTFYPRADNLAQLLDQYISLMGGVNTKLISAAKKAQKPTAAGGKSPIDVIGVEEKTSEVVVPWHEIDDNFYYAQGVAYALHLSFKAIKRDFYSVLQDKNSLSLIDTIIEVLDRCNFEPLLIFNGAPDCIFANHSLNLSGVFNDARQKINSLTVALRQG, via the coding sequence ATGATGGCTAATGAAAAATCCGATTCAGGCTTTGAATCAAGCACACCTAAAAACAAAATCCTGATAGTTACCATTACTTTAATAATAAGTTTTATTGTCTTTGTATTTTCCGTAATGATCAGAAACTCTATTAAACCTGATGTTATAAATTTATCCAACATTATCGAGAGTAAAGATGGCGAATATTTTGTTCAAGCCAACGAGGCACTTGTGGAAACGATGCTTGACAGATGGCTGCCGAACGATATTTTCTGGCCGACTGTATTCCTTGATAATATGCCCAATTTCCAGTTAGGAGTGCTGGAAGTCGTCAGATACAATACGAGGGTACTTAGAGATAATCTGACCCGCATGAGGACCACAGACAAACTGGATTCCCATGCGGAAAAGGCCTTTACATCATTTTCAAACGATCCTTATAAATGGTTGTTTCCTTCGGCTGAAAGCAAATGGAACGAAGGCTACAATAGTCTTGGCCTGTATCATGAAAATCTTATCTCAGGGGCATCCACATTCTACCCGCGGGCCGATAACCTCGCGCAGTTACTGGATCAATATATATCTTTGATGGGCGGCGTTAATACAAAACTTATCAGCGCGGCAAAAAAGGCACAAAAGCCAACTGCAGCGGGCGGGAAATCTCCCATTGATGTGATTGGTGTGGAAGAAAAAACGTCAGAGGTGGTCGTTCCCTGGCATGAGATTGATGACAATTTTTACTATGCCCAGGGTGTGGCCTACGCATTGCACTTGTCATTCAAGGCCATAAAACGAGATTTTTATTCTGTGCTTCAGGATAAAAACAGCCTTAGCCTGATTGATACAATCATAGAAGTTCTCGACAGATGCAACTTTGAACCGCTGCTGATTTTCAATGGCGCCCCGGATTGTATCTTTGCCAACCATTCTCTGAACCTTTCAGGGGTGTTCAATGACGCAAGGCAGAAGATCAATTCACTTACAGTTGCCTTGAGGCAGGGATAA
- a CDS encoding YqaE/Pmp3 family membrane protein has protein sequence MDLLRIILSVLLPPLGVFLQVGIGAQFWLNILLTILGYIPGVVHAVWVIAKY, from the coding sequence ATGGACCTGCTTCGTATCATTTTATCCGTTTTATTACCGCCATTAGGCGTTTTTCTTCAAGTCGGAATAGGGGCGCAATTCTGGCTCAATATCTTATTGACAATTTTGGGATATATTCCAGGCGTTGTTCACGCGGTCTGGGTTATCGCAAAATACTGA
- the clpB gene encoding ATP-dependent chaperone ClpB produces the protein MNFDKLTVKSQELFQQAHTIAVEKGQQAIEPIHFLGAMLADGQGIAVSIFNKIGADPGAAVQLVSSALDNMVKVSGGKPYLSEPGRKMLDLAFKESAKMKDQYVSLEHILISLTQGKDKAGEILAGLGVTRDVVLSVLKDIRGNQRVTDQNPEDKYQSLEKFGKDLTDLARQGKLDPVIGRDEEIRRIVQVLSRRRKNNPVLIGEPGVGKTAIVEGLAQRIVEGDVSETLKNRRVIALDMGALLAGAKYRGEFEDRLKAVLKEVEAAEGEIVLFIDELHTVVGAGAAEGSVDASNMLKPALARGSLRCVGATTLDEYRKYIEKDAALERRFQPVFAKEPTVEDTISILRGLKEKYEVHHGIRIKDSALVAAATLSHRYIADRFLPDKAIDLIDECASKLRIEIDSMPLAIDEIQRRLTQAAIERQALIKEKDKASKDRLEHLEKNIAAMEEEIRPLKVHWDNEKSIIREISAMREDIDRFQTEAQLAERAGDFEKVAQIRYGTIADLNKKIEEKKQSLETLQQTCKMLKEDVEEADVAEVVSTWTGIPVSKMLQGEQEKLITMESYIAKRVIGQEKAIDAVSNAVRRARSGLQPEDRPIGTFIFMGPTGVGKTELAKSLAEFMFDSKDAMVRLDMSEYMEKHSVARLIGAPPGYVGYDEGGYLTEAVRRRPYSVILFDEIEKAHPDVFNILLQVLDDGRMTDGHGRTVDFRNTIIIMTSNIGSRILLEAGTGGASDGVEQAVQQALKAAFRPEFLNRIDEIITFHALEREHIMDIAAIQIAALNRRLATRNLAVFLDDDAMSFVAQKGYDPGFGARPLKRVIQQEIENPLSMALLKGEYLEGETVYFRLDREKDRLVPGHGPKNVKAEG, from the coding sequence ATGAATTTTGATAAATTGACGGTAAAATCCCAGGAATTATTCCAGCAGGCCCACACGATTGCGGTCGAAAAAGGGCAGCAGGCTATTGAGCCCATTCACTTTTTAGGGGCTATGCTGGCTGATGGCCAGGGTATTGCTGTCTCCATATTTAATAAAATAGGCGCTGATCCCGGTGCTGCCGTGCAGCTTGTCTCTTCTGCCTTGGACAACATGGTCAAGGTATCCGGAGGGAAGCCCTATCTGTCCGAACCCGGGCGTAAGATGCTGGATCTTGCCTTTAAAGAATCCGCAAAGATGAAGGATCAGTATGTCAGCCTTGAACATATCCTGATCAGTCTGACCCAGGGTAAAGACAAGGCTGGCGAAATCCTTGCCGGTTTAGGTGTGACAAGGGATGTTGTCCTGTCCGTGCTCAAGGACATCCGGGGTAACCAGCGGGTGACCGATCAGAACCCCGAAGACAAATACCAGTCTTTGGAAAAATTCGGAAAAGACCTGACGGATTTGGCCCGCCAGGGAAAATTGGACCCGGTCATTGGCCGGGATGAGGAGATTCGGCGAATTGTTCAGGTATTGTCCCGTCGCCGGAAAAATAATCCTGTGCTCATTGGCGAGCCGGGGGTCGGCAAAACCGCCATTGTGGAAGGCCTGGCCCAGCGGATTGTGGAAGGAGACGTGTCCGAAACTTTGAAAAATCGGCGGGTCATTGCCCTGGATATGGGGGCTTTGCTGGCCGGGGCAAAATACCGGGGAGAATTTGAGGATCGCCTCAAAGCGGTATTAAAAGAGGTTGAGGCTGCTGAGGGCGAAATCGTTCTTTTCATTGACGAGTTGCATACCGTAGTGGGAGCCGGTGCTGCCGAAGGGTCTGTGGATGCTTCCAATATGCTTAAACCCGCCCTGGCCCGGGGCAGTCTGCGCTGTGTGGGGGCCACCACCCTGGACGAGTACAGAAAATATATTGAAAAGGATGCTGCCCTGGAGAGGCGTTTTCAGCCGGTTTTTGCCAAGGAACCCACCGTGGAAGACACCATCTCCATCCTCAGGGGGTTGAAAGAGAAATATGAGGTACACCACGGTATCCGGATTAAGGACTCAGCTTTGGTGGCGGCTGCCACTCTTTCCCACAGGTACATTGCTGATCGGTTTTTGCCGGACAAGGCCATTGACCTGATTGATGAGTGCGCATCCAAGCTTCGTATCGAAATCGACTCCATGCCCCTGGCCATTGACGAGATTCAGCGTCGGCTGACCCAGGCGGCCATTGAACGCCAGGCTCTGATTAAGGAAAAGGACAAGGCCTCCAAGGATCGTCTTGAACACCTGGAGAAAAATATTGCAGCCATGGAAGAGGAGATTCGGCCTTTGAAGGTGCATTGGGATAATGAAAAATCCATTATCCGGGAGATTTCGGCTATGCGGGAGGACATTGACCGCTTCCAGACTGAGGCCCAGCTTGCCGAACGTGCTGGTGACTTTGAGAAAGTCGCCCAGATCCGTTATGGCACCATTGCGGATTTGAACAAAAAAATTGAAGAGAAGAAGCAGAGCCTTGAAACCCTGCAACAGACCTGCAAGATGCTTAAAGAAGATGTGGAAGAGGCTGATGTGGCCGAGGTGGTTTCCACCTGGACCGGCATCCCCGTATCCAAGATGCTCCAGGGTGAGCAGGAAAAATTGATCACCATGGAATCCTATATTGCAAAACGGGTGATTGGCCAGGAAAAGGCCATTGATGCAGTCTCCAATGCCGTGCGACGGGCAAGATCCGGCCTGCAGCCCGAAGACCGGCCCATTGGTACTTTTATATTCATGGGGCCCACGGGTGTGGGTAAAACTGAGCTTGCCAAGTCCCTGGCCGAGTTCATGTTTGATTCCAAGGACGCCATGGTGCGGCTGGATATGTCCGAGTATATGGAAAAGCACAGCGTGGCCCGTCTCATTGGTGCTCCTCCCGGATATGTGGGATATGACGAGGGCGGGTACCTCACCGAGGCGGTGCGGCGCAGGCCTTATAGTGTGATTCTGTTTGACGAGATTGAAAAGGCTCACCCGGACGTGTTCAATATCCTGCTCCAGGTCCTGGACGATGGCCGGATGACCGATGGCCATGGCCGGACTGTGGATTTCAGGAACACCATTATTATCATGACATCCAATATCGGGTCCAGAATACTGCTTGAAGCAGGGACGGGCGGTGCTTCCGATGGGGTGGAACAGGCGGTACAGCAGGCCCTTAAAGCCGCGTTCAGACCTGAGTTTTTAAACCGGATTGATGAGATCATCACCTTTCATGCCCTGGAACGCGAACATATTATGGATATTGCTGCCATCCAGATTGCTGCCCTGAACCGGCGGCTGGCTACAAGGAACCTGGCTGTTTTTCTGGATGATGATGCCATGAGTTTTGTGGCACAGAAGGGATATGATCCCGGGTTTGGTGCCCGTCCGCTTAAACGTGTGATCCAGCAGGAAATTGAAAATCCGCTATCCATGGCACTGCTCAAAGGGGAGTATCTGGAAGGAGAGACCGTGTATTTCCGTCTTGACAGAGAAAAAGACCGGCTTGTTCCCGGTCATGGACCAAAAAATGTGAAGGCTGAGGGATAA